The window CCAGGATAGATGGTCTCTACCCCTCATGGCAGCTTCTTCAAGAGCTACTTGCTGCTCAGTGATTCGGCCAACTTCCACAAAGTAGCTCTGTTCCAGTTCAGTCAGTGATGTTCTCTCAAGTTCTACCTCAGCCAACTTCTCTAGAGCTGTGTCAACAGAACCACGTATCCGAGAAATTGAACCAAAGGCTTCCATTACCTCCGAATTGTACGAGACAAACGATCTAATAATTTCTGGAAGAAAAACTTCGGTCATTTGCTCAATCATGTTGGTACTTGAGTGCAAAATGGCCTGAAACGTATAAGCCCATTGTCCAGGCCGATGCTTCAGATAATCAGCGTTTATTTCACCTAATTTTGTCCCCATCACTTCATGCACTTCCTTCACAAATCCAGAAAGTAATGCACATTTTTCGATCTGCTGATCAAACAATTGCAGACTCATTCCAGCATCAGCTTGAAGACCAGCTTCATCTGTCCTAAACTTAGTTATCCCAACAGCTTTAGTTGAGAGTTCAGACACTCTGACTCTAATGCCACTGTATAACTGACTCACAGCGATCCCAAGAACAGATAGAACCTTACTTGCTTTCTCTTTTACATCCTCCTGGGCTGGAGGTTTGACCTCCAAATTATCTGCCAGCGAAGAAGGAACGGTATCCTCATCATTCTTTTGTGATGACAATTGAACAGAGTTTATGAATGCAGAAAGTATCCGATCTTTAGACTGTGCTTCGTTATCCGATCCAACAGAACTCATCAATTCAGAACATTCCCTCATAATTCTTTCCACACATGCAACATAACTTTCCATTTGATTTAAGAGATCCCGGTATCTTTGCTGTACTAGATTACTACCTTCGCCCTGAACCTTAGCAATGACTTCTGCAGCCTGCCTTTTGGCAAGAGCAAGCATGTCTTGTGATGCACTGGTTACAGATAGCTGCAAAGCTTGTGCCCAACCAGTAATTGGACTGGTTGTGATGTAGTTAACTGGAAGAACTTGCTGCAAGATTAAAGCATACTCACCAAGTGCCTGTAAAGCAGAGGACCGCCCATCATGCAACTCAGTAATTAGTTCAGAGACCTCCCTATCCAACTCATAGCAATGTTCTCTAGTTGGCTCTGGTACAACCGTAAGGGGGACCCCAGATACAAGGACAGCTGAAATAAGGCTCAAGGCCTCATCCTTGCTGTCTAGTTTCATTAATAGTTCCGAACCTGTAATCGAATTGTCCCGTATGGCCTCAAGAACCCTTCCATGTTTTTCCACCCATATTGCAAGCGTGTTAGCTTCGTCAACTGTCGATGTTTTCGCTTCTGCTAATTCATGAGCATGAAGCTCAAAAGAAGTGCGGGATTTTTCAGCAACTGAAGTGGCCTCGGCAAGGATTGACTTTGCTGACGTTTCATTATGTAAAGCACTGGACCTCTCTTTCTCAGCATGATAAAATATAGCAGACTTAACCTCATACTGATCTAGAGTATCCAAGAATGTCTGCATATAGTGAGAATAAAACAAAAATCAGGTGGTTCAAATATGTTATGTGAGATATTTCCACTTTGTGGTTACAAAGTTAAAAAAGAATTACCTTTAGAACAGATACTGTAGCTGGCAAGTTAGTCACGAAAAGATCCTGATGCTCCtgaacatcacaaacagttcaattAGACCGGGAATAAATTATATCCGTACAAACTCGGAACTCATTGATTTAACAGAGGCTAGAACTGCAAATATGCCTGACGCATCATTCTAAAATATTGCTGCCAAGAGGCAAAAGAAAATTTCCAACTCCAAGAGACAATTACCTGCAACGGAACACGACTTTCTTGAATCCTAGAAGAGAACAAGCTTAAACTAACTGCTAATTCCATTCCTTTCTTCTCTTCACCAGCTATTCCAGCTTCATCTTGCATATTTCCGCGTGTCCACTCAATCAATGGGTCCCAAACAAATACTTCCATTAACATTAAGATGATATCTTTGTTCTTCAAGAGGGCACCCATAACTGCCTCACAGGTAGCTCTAAAGACACCTTCAACTCCAGACAATCCCAAGGCTGATTCAATAGTTTGAGTAAGACGGAATGGAACGATTTCTGGAATCTTCAACCTTTtccctttatcaaagcatatattgtaATCTATGTGAACCACATCACCATTGCTAAAGTCCATAAGGATATTGTCTAAATGCCTATCTCCAAGGCCCAGGATATGGCCAACCATGCTCATAGCCGCTAGACTGCTAGAGAATCTGCAACAGGAAAAAGATTGATAGCTAAGCACTTCACGGATAATAAAAACTTCTGTCGAAAATAATAGACGAAAGGAATCTTCAGTTACTACTCTTATAAGATGTAATGTAGAGCTCTATTTGCAAAACTAAGATATCTTGATGAATGTGTTATGGTgaacaaactactccctccgtcccataatataagagcgtttttgacactagtgtagtgtcaaaaacgctcttatattatgggacggagggagtagttactaaAATAGCCTCAAGGCACTCTTGGTTTCCTGATGTTTCAGTTGCCATTTATGTATGTTTGATAAATAATTTGTGGTGCACGTGTTGCTTCACAAATCACTACTTATACTAGTACAAAACATATGTATCTTAGTTCCCGCCAAAATGACAATCTGAAAATCCATAATTAACATACAAGAACAAAGTTACATGAATGACACATCAGAGGTGATTCCAGGAATAAAACTGAGGTGGGGCTCAACTTGACGGATTGAGTCGCTAGGCTAAAAAATCTTCCTCTAATCTCTGCATATGCCACTGCCTGCTTGCTGCTGGGTGTTTACCCCGGCGATGGAGGTTGGACTCAAGCCCTGTCTAACCCCACCGCTAGAATCTACATCATGGAAACTATGTAGCATGTACATTATTAAACTCATAGGGAAGCTTGTCAACAGCGATAGCACCTTGAAGAGCTTGTCTCAGCCTCCCCAGATCCCAATTCACTAGGGACTTGCACAATTATTTAACTCGGCATAACTTTTATGTGGTTCCCTCTGGAAAAGAGTAGTGGTTTCCCTCTTCTTTCATTTTTTTGTAAGGAAGGAGTCATTAGGGCTTAAGAGCAATGACTTAACTGACAACACAATTTTCAGTTTCAAATATGCCATCTATGCTCAAAGTGGGCATATTCTTCATGAGAATGACAACCAGCAGAAAAGCTTGGACAGACTTTTAGTAGTACAATAAAAGTAAAAACTCTCAAATTCATACTTTTATTTTGCCTAGCAATGGAAACAAAGGACACTTGGTAAATGTAAATAGAGTGCTCAATGCAGAAGTACCATGCACCATACATACCTCTTTACTTTGGAGTTGAAGTTTTTGAAGCCCTCACTTGAACACCACATTTCTTGCCACAAAATCTGCTTTGGAGTCTCCTTCATAAGCTCCAACAGAACTTTTTTCTTAACGTCTAGTGGCCAATCTCTTCGTGAGATTACTCTTTTGATCCCTTTTTCTTTCAGTGCTGGTATTATTTTTCCATAGAACATATCACTCGGACGGGGAACATGAGGTACTGAGTTGTGAATGTTACCAGTGCTAACTGAAGAAAGCTGTGCCTGTGCCTGTGCCACCTGAGTACGTTTTTGCCATGACTTGTACACATTGTATATGCTGCTTACATTTTCTACCCACTGGATTAGCCCAGCTCGTCCACTAATTGGTGTAACAGAATAAAATCGAATTGCAATATTTCGACTTCGAGTGTCAGAAGATGAATGCAAGAAGCTATTTATCGCCTCCAGAAGCTGCATGATCCGAGAATCAAGACGTAGATCCTCCCGTCCCTTGAGAAGATAAATATACTTCTGTCCGTCTGATCCTTGCAAGGCGAGCTTCTTAGGTCTTGTCTTTGTAGAAAGTATTGTAACTTCTTTGCAGAAAGAAGAGACTGTAACCGTGCCATGATTTCCAGCAAAAAAAGATTCTGAGGAATCAAGTATCTGCTTCTCAAAACCAGGCATTGGAATGTCAGAGGTTGACAAAGTTGCTAGCTGTGGAGCAATTTCACTTAACAATACGCATGACTTTCTTTGATGACTGACTAAAGAAGCTGCAATTGAATCAAAAGGCCGCCAAATCTCTCCTAATGCTGCTGGAGATCCAGGGGGCACCTTAAGGCTTGTGATTGCAGATCTCAGCTGAGCGTTATATTCCTTATGGAACCACGTCTCATGGGGTGTTCTTGGTTCACGAGATGTGGACGCTAAACGACGTTCCAAGGCTACAACAATTGGAGTCATAATAGCAGAATATTTTGCAGCATTGATCTTGTTCTTTTCAGCTGAAGTCAGTGTAGAATTTGcagcaacccttgcagcttcctccTTAAGTATATTGATTCTCCTTAAGACATCTACATAGCAACATAAAAAATGTACCATCAATAACTCAACAAACTAATGCTCAAAGTATATTAGATATAAAATATGTGGTTACTGGTTATTTGGTCATAAAGTTTCTAAATGCAGGTTTGTACAAACAAGTAAACAAAAGCATATACCAGACATGAACCATTGTACAGACAGATTAAATTTAATGCAACAGTCAGAGTAGACTACCTCCAACCTAACTTCTAGAATGGTACATTGCAAGTGAGGAGGAAATGTCATTTGCCGTGCAAGCAAGCATTCTTACAGTATTGAAACTTAGTAAGCTAAAGGATCTCATAAAAACTCAAGAGAGGCACCATTCTAGAGATCCTATGCAACAATATTTTTCAGGATTTGTATTGCAATCTAGTTAACGAGAGGATTTCGTAATTAACTCTACAGGAACACTTAATTCAAAAATCAGAGCAAGAAAAAATAATTGTTACTAACTGGGGCTTAGACCTTACAGTGCATTTGGAATTGCAGCGGCTTTGAAGAAAAGAAAACTGTGTTTTACTTCTTATATAACCAACATCTTTCTTACGGCACGGAAGTATTTTACTTGGTTCGGTAAAGGCTCCCTTTAACTAACTAGATTCTGTAGTAAGCACAACAATGTCAAGCTGGAGCATAAGCTAATTCTTATGTAGGTGTGTCCATTTTCCATGGAAGCCTGCCTCTGGTAGCTGATTTCACAGAACTGCAGAAGTCGAGGGGAGGCTTACCTGAATGGAGATCTTGTAAGGTACTCAGCCATTGTTCCTCCCACAGAACGGTTATCATTCCTAGCTCATCAATTACAAGCTTAACATCCTTAATTAATTTGGGGTACAGCTTAACCTATGAAAGAAAAACAGAAAGTGTTCAAAATATAGAAGTAGCATGCATATATCATCATAGCCCAAAGCAGATAATCATAGTATAAGTACCAAACGAAACATCATACCAGAAAGTTCAATATTCGCTGAAGCTCCTCAGAAGGTTCTCCTTCACAGGCATTGATATCAACTAATGTAGGATATACTATAGAATAAGGAGAAAGTTTCCCTAGCTTCACCAATATGCTCTCCAACTGTTTCCTTACTATCTTCTCTGGGTGGGAACTCAAGCGAGCAAAAAGTTGTGGTATAATCTCCTGCATGGATCCAAACATATAATTATACACTAACCTTATCATAATTATAGAATAGATGCGCCACTATCATCATTTACCTGCCATGGCAACAAAGGAACTGTTGAAAGCCCACTTTCAAGTGTTTCCTTCAGCTCCACCCCATAGTTCAAAATTATATGGAGGAGATACAACAATGCTCTCAAAGTGTAGCCCCTAGTTTTCCCTTTTAAGGCATCACGCTGATATGAAGGTtgaagctcacttgatgaatgagaAAGGTACTGAAAATAAGCAGTTGCAGCATGCCCAAAGAGTGATACCCTCCTTTTCCTTAAAGACCACCAAATTTCAGTGAGATTATTAATCAAAGGCATAGCACTGTCCATTGTAGAATCGCATTTACCAAAGAGAACGTTAAGCCCTGATGATAGCAGTGCATAGGCACCTTCACCATCACTGGCCTCAAAACCTGGTGCTCCGGCTGCAGTTTCTAACAGTTGAGTTGCCTGTTCAATTATCATGGTCATGGGATACTCCTGCTCAGAATTGTTGCTAGACCCTGTTGTCGCTAAGGAATTGTGATCGACACAATTTGCAGATTTATCAGCATAGAAACTTCTTATTGTTTGCTCCACCTCAGACTTCTCATTATCTGTCAAGTGAAATCTGTCTGGAGAAAGTTCAGATTGGAGAATGGAGGACAAACTGTTCTGCACATTTGAATCGGATCCAGACAGAGAGTGATTGGCATGAGTAAAGCACCAAGATGCATAAGAAAGCCACGCCTTGCCCATACTGGGACAAAGTTGCCAggatatctttcgagcactgcctATGATTTCTTGGGCAAGCACATGACAGTTTGCAGTACAAACTAACCCACTGTCACCAGACAAAAGTTTCTCTGACCCATTTTGAAAGCCATCAAAATCACTAAAATCTTTTACCACCTTTGGAACGATCATATTCAGAGTGGAAGTTGAACTCTCCTCCATCCAGGTCGAGAGTTTCAGACACGCCTTAGCAATAAGTGAATCGCCAATACCAGATGAATCACTAACTGAAGAAAGAATATTAGCACGAACCAGTGACCACAGATCAGTTAAAGCCTCCTCATTGTTTCCTTCGCAATGCTTCAGCAAGGCACCTTCATACTTAATGTTCAAAGTAAGCATTCCCTTGTCCGTCTCATCAGATGATTCCAAAGGATGGTTTATGAGGTACTGGTTTAAGCGGCCAGCTAACATAAAGTTGGTCTGCTTTCTAGCAAGACTAGCAAGCTTGCGACATAGAAGAAGAGTGGGTAATGAAGATGGATGTGCAGTACGATACACTTTAAAGACCTTCAGCCACATGCTGCAATCTTGATGGATCCTGTCAATAGGATCCTGCAATAGTCTCAGTAAATAATCCATGAGCACTGGTGGTTGATTAGGTCCATCTTGGCACGTCAACCCAGTGGCCTCTTCAAATGCAAAGATGCAATGAAGCTGGCCAGCACATGCTGCAGCATCAGTCAATCCATTGAGAGGGGCCACAGAGAGTGCTTCATCCAACATCAATTTAGCCTTATCAAGATCCTCTCTTGCCTTGTCAGGCTTGCTGTCAGATTGAAGCATTCCACGCAGGAGCATTAATTCACTTCTCTCAACTGCAACCTTGGGATCGAGGGTAAGCTCGCTGCTGCTTTTAGGAGTCAAATCAAGATAACTCCAAGCTGAATGGAAGTCACCCTCATCAAAGCATGCCATTGCATGAATAGCATTAAGCTCATTGCCAGCACTCGTTAAAGCACCTGAATAAGGTTTGCCAGCATGTACAGCACGGAGCTCTTGTAACTCTGCAAGCCAACCCTCCAAGCATTTCCAGTCAGACAGAGCTGTGTAGCACTCAATAACACGTGCTATGATGTACTGGATGACATCAGAATCCATGGAGGTAAGGGCTTCCTCGGACTGCAAGAGATGAGAATAATGTGCAGCAGCCTTTTCATACTGCCCCTGGGATTGATAGATGAGTCCTGACATCCAGGAAAAGTGCTTGTGGGTATCAGATGCACCCCGTGTTAGTTGCTTTTCCTGCTCAAAGTATGTGTAGAATGTTGACACAGCCCACCTCTGGAGTCCAACTAAGGCATCTGTTTCATGACACCTGCACAATGCCAGAGAAGCATGTCGCAAAACCTTCAGAATATCCATTTCTAACCTCTCTCTAAAAGCATGATTACTTTCAGTAGCTCCTCCCATGCGGCTGTTGTCCTTGAGGGATGATGCAGCAATGTTTCTGAGATCTAGTAACCGAGATGAGCAGTACTGAATGACTGCATCGCTGCACTGCAAAGCTAGTCCTGCCTTCAGCATTGGATCACAGATTCGAGAAAACCACTCTTCACAGACTCGTTTGTTCGCTCGGAAAAACAAGGAACTTGCCTTTGGAGGGGCTGGTAGAACAAAGGAACCTTCATACGCATTATAAACATATTTCTTTAATGCCTCAACAAAATCCAATAGCAGGCGCATAGGCAATAGGGATATGTCAGATGGTCCTATATACCTGCCTTCACCTTCGTTAGTTTCCAGTGCCAATAAATTTGGTACATCCAAAAGCATGCGTTCTAAAGCAGCAAATGTCTGTGTGGGGCCACCAAGATGAGTTCGAAGCCGAAGGTTTATGCAGTGCCGAGCAGCTTCATGGATGCCCCACCAAACTGCAGCAAGATTGTTCACTGAATATATCCTGTCAATAATAGTTATGTCCACATCGGGCCCTTTGAATAATTCATTCCAATCAGTATCTCCAGAGACATCAATTTGACCAGAAAACATATCTTTCTTGCCACGGTAACTAAAGACCAGTCGTTGAACCCAAGAAGAAAGAGGCAACTTCAATCTGAGGGAAAGGTAACTCAGAATAGAAACAAGCTGCTGCCAGTGAAGTTTCCTAGGCTGTTGTTTCACAGCAAGCACATGCCTCAAACTCATGCAGTGCTTGGTAATGTTAGAAATACCTAGGCAATTCTGATAACTATATCCATCCTCAAGGAAGCCAAATGTGTATGTTGTAATAGGCAAAGCAATTGAAAATAACCTCAGAAATCCATTTTTTACAGCATTGTCTGGATCACTGAGCTTGTCAAGAAGAACCTGTGAGACAACTGAGAAGCTCATGGGATTGATGAGCCTACCAAGAAAGAGTGCTTCCAAGGATAACGCAACATGGCATCTTACTTTAGTCTCCCTATCATAAGCGCAATCCAAGATAGTGAAGAGAATAGTATTCGGAAGGGTAGCATCCCCAAACTCATAAGAGAGACTGGTCTTGTTCAGATCCCTTTCCATGGCAAGAACCAGTTTCGCGAAAGAATCTATCCAATCTAAAGCGTCTAATTTCAGTGTCATGGATGATGATGCACTAAGGCCACGCATTATGTGTTTTCCATATTTATGCATGAACTTCATTTTACAGTCACAAAAAGACTTCCTTGATTCAGTATTTATCTGAGTTTGACTGCCTGAATCACCAGAGCCTCTTTCAAATTCTTCAGATGTTTCAATATTAATTGACAGTTCCACACTGCTCAGTCTGTGAAGTGTAGAGAAAATCTGAAACTGCATCTCAAGGAAATTATGAAACGGGGTGCCAAATGGGTCAAGCTTCTCTGAAATGAATGATGTCAGCCTAGGTACTCTCCTGTTGATCTTTTCAGAATCAGCTGAAACAGTGGCCAGTAGAATCTTCAAATCGAATTTCATTAAAGAAAGCAACTGATGCTCTGAATACCCTACTGGAGTGTTGTTCTCTAAGGAGTGACTCTGGATACCAGTGCAGCTTACTTGCATGTTCTCAAGCAGAAATTTCAATAGTTCCAACTCTTTCATCAATGATGCAATTGCTTGCTCAGCTACATCTTCCAATCCATGCTGCAGACAAAAAAGATAAGTGGATGCTGAATTTACAACCACGTTGTGGCTTGGGTGAAGACGCAGCCGAGATAAAAGTGAGCTGAATTCAAGCAAGTGCTCCACAGCAGCCGAATGGAGCCCCAAATTTTGAAGTGACAACACTTGCAGGTTAGTCTTAAGTGCTACCACCAACTGTTGTGACGACGCATTATCCAAACTCTGTGTCAACACATCCACAAACATAGCATAGAACTCAGCGAACCTTTCCTGCAGAATCTCTGCGAGCAAGACCAAACATCTGGATGCTTCTTCCATCCTCTCAGACCAGCCAATCTTGGAAGCTATCACTGATGCACACCTTAAAAGCTGAGGAGCCAACGCCTCAAGTGGCCCTACTACAAGTTCTCTCAGATTATTTCTCTCTGCCACACCAGATGCCATGATCTGCAACACCGTCGAGAAGCAAGCAAAGAGCGGACGAAGCCGGCCAGAGTTATGGCTGGCCGCAAGGTTGGGATCATGCACAAGGACCTCCATATCAGCCAAGAACTTGGGCAACAGTCCAAGGGAGAACTGCAGATTACCGAGCCAGTGCCACTGGAACTGCGAGAAACTATCCACGATGGTGCGGCAATC is drawn from Triticum dicoccoides isolate Atlit2015 ecotype Zavitan chromosome 4A, WEW_v2.0, whole genome shotgun sequence and contains these coding sequences:
- the LOC119283648 gene encoding serine/threonine-protein kinase SMG1-like, with translation MQNPRPSYAHHQLQQHLASLLSAAAGDPPHPSDDASRAGALSSLRLSLLHPPNRPLLPSLAPFLAPPLSVLLADDASYAVRRAAVAAYAALSAVLCAHEAPGGLPDGFVAWALPLLGEPASAALVAEGLRELLATGDAHAVERFVPPLLAACRDVLEDERTSLAVLRCLLGLLTLVAAKFPHCFRPQFVDMVDLLLGWVFVPDLAETDCRTIVDSFSQFQWHWLGNLQFSLGLLPKFLADMEVLVHDPNLAASHNSGRLRPLFACFSTVLQIMASGVAERNNLRELVVGPLEALAPQLLRCASVIASKIGWSERMEEASRCLVLLAEILQERFAEFYAMFVDVLTQSLDNASSQQLVVALKTNLQVLSLQNLGLHSAAVEHLLEFSSLLSRLRLHPSHNVVVNSASTYLFCLQHGLEDVAEQAIASLMKELELLKFLLENMQVSCTGIQSHSLENNTPVGYSEHQLLSLMKFDLKILLATVSADSEKINRRVPRLTSFISEKLDPFGTPFHNFLEMQFQIFSTLHRLSSVELSINIETSEEFERGSGDSGSQTQINTESRKSFCDCKMKFMHKYGKHIMRGLSASSSMTLKLDALDWIDSFAKLVLAMERDLNKTSLSYEFGDATLPNTILFTILDCAYDRETKVRCHVALSLEALFLGRLINPMSFSVVSQVLLDKLSDPDNAVKNGFLRLFSIALPITTYTFGFLEDGYSYQNCLGISNITKHCMSLRHVLAVKQQPRKLHWQQLVSILSYLSLRLKLPLSSWVQRLVFSYRGKKDMFSGQIDVSGDTDWNELFKGPDVDITIIDRIYSVNNLAAVWWGIHEAARHCINLRLRTHLGGPTQTFAALERMLLDVPNLLALETNEGEGRYIGPSDISLLPMRLLLDFVEALKKYVYNAYEGSFVLPAPPKASSLFFRANKRVCEEWFSRICDPMLKAGLALQCSDAVIQYCSSRLLDLRNIAASSLKDNSRMGGATESNHAFRERLEMDILKVLRHASLALCRCHETDALVGLQRWAVSTFYTYFEQEKQLTRGASDTHKHFSWMSGLIYQSQGQYEKAAAHYSHLLQSEEALTSMDSDVIQYIIARVIECYTALSDWKCLEGWLAELQELRAVHAGKPYSGALTSAGNELNAIHAMACFDEGDFHSAWSYLDLTPKSSSELTLDPKVAVERSELMLLRGMLQSDSKPDKAREDLDKAKLMLDEALSVAPLNGLTDAAACAGQLHCIFAFEEATGLTCQDGPNQPPVLMDYLLRLLQDPIDRIHQDCSMWLKVFKVYRTAHPSSLPTLLLCRKLASLARKQTNFMLAGRLNQYLINHPLESSDETDKGMLTLNIKYEGALLKHCEGNNEEALTDLWSLVRANILSSVSDSSGIGDSLIAKACLKLSTWMEESSTSTLNMIVPKVVKDFSDFDGFQNGSEKLLSGDSGLVCTANCHVLAQEIIGSARKISWQLCPSMGKAWLSYASWCFTHANHSLSGSDSNVQNSLSSILQSELSPDRFHLTDNEKSEVEQTIRSFYADKSANCVDHNSLATTGSSNNSEQEYPMTMIIEQATQLLETAAGAPGFEASDGEGAYALLSSGLNVLFGKCDSTMDSAMPLINNLTEIWWSLRKRRVSLFGHAATAYFQYLSHSSSELQPSYQRDALKGKTRGYTLRALLYLLHIILNYGVELKETLESGLSTVPLLPWQEIIPQLFARLSSHPEKIVRKQLESILVKLGKLSPYSIVYPTLVDINACEGEPSEELQRILNFLVKLYPKLIKDVKLVIDELGMITVLWEEQWLSTLQDLHSDVLRRINILKEEAARVAANSTLTSAEKNKINAAKYSAIMTPIVVALERRLASTSREPRTPHETWFHKEYNAQLRSAITSLKVPPGSPAALGEIWRPFDSIAASLVSHQRKSCVLLSEIAPQLATLSTSDIPMPGFEKQILDSSESFFAGNHGTVTVSSFCKEVTILSTKTRPKKLALQGSDGQKYIYLLKGREDLRLDSRIMQLLEAINSFLHSSSDTRSRNIAIRFYSVTPISGRAGLIQWVENVSSIYNVYKSWQKRTQVAQAQAQLSSVSTGNIHNSVPHVPRPSDMFYGKIIPALKEKGIKRVISRRDWPLDVKKKVLLELMKETPKQILWQEMWCSSEGFKNFNSKVKRFSSSLAAMSMVGHILGLGDRHLDNILMDFSNGDVVHIDYNICFDKGKRLKIPEIVPFRLTQTIESALGLSGVEGVFRATCEAVMGALLKNKDIILMLMEVFVWDPLIEWTRGNMQDEAGIAGEEKKGMELAVSLSLFSSRIQESRVPLQEHQDLFVTNLPATVSVLKTFLDTLDQYEVKSAIFYHAEKERSSALHNETSAKSILAEATSVAEKSRTSFELHAHELAEAKTSTVDEANTLAIWVEKHGRVLEAIRDNSITGSELLMKLDSKDEALSLISAVLVSGVPLTVVPEPTREHCYELDREVSELITELHDGRSSALQALGEYALILQQVLPVNYITTSPITGWAQALQLSVTSASQDMLALAKRQAAEVIAKVQGEGSNLVQQRYRDLLNQMESYVACVERIMRECSELMSSVGSDNEAQSKDRILSAFINSVQLSSQKNDEDTVPSSLADNLEVKPPAQEDVKEKASKVLSVLGIAVSQLYSGIRVRVSELSTKAVGITKFRTDEAGLQADAGMSLQLFDQQIEKCALLSGFVKEVHEVMGTKLGEINADYLKHRPGQWAYTFQAILHSSTNMIEQMTEVFLPEIIRSFVSYNSEVMEAFGSISRIRGSVDTALEKLAEVELERTSLTELEQSYFVEVGRITEQQVALEEAAMRGRDHLSWEEAEELASQEEACRAQLEQLQKTWSQKDMRISSVLKVEASVMNSLHSSEKYFSSLVSADQENEFHFRSKALLSILTKPFADLESLDHMLSSRGAFPSHMSGPVSNLREVLAASSSLSDVVWPLSGLLKDHAFFVWKLGLLDSILDLCMHEISSSVEHSCTTNQLYITLKKKLAIHVENQVGQYILKRIAPALILHLDKEICDLLETSQGRRESGQPTAAAGRVALMLEEYCNAHETARAARTAVSLKQRQLNDLTEALRKIILEIVQVEWLHDFSSPHAQKAKIFSQNILGDDKFMSVLLNLSRRNLLDKIQSSMSLITRSIECLQACESTSVSAEGQLERAMGWACAGPNTSGAGSSTAKGSGIPPEFHDHLSKRRKLLGGIQEQASDLVKSCTSVLEFEASRDGLYFVSEDKSSGQSTDKGRAWQQTFVNLLTRLDAAYNSFTCAEQDWKRGQLNMETAGKGLYSATNQLSVVSVKAKSALVDLQDTLVDMYERACEVSVSLSGFKHISQERTALTAECGSLLEEVLAIAEGLHDVYTLGKEAAALHSSLTANISKANTILLPLEALLSADVAVMSEAISKEREKNNTSMPLSHGKALYQSYITRVREACKNIEPVVPLLTEYVKELHSMVIKLGRLSSLHAGNLHKALEVLEESETGRSQDMPSARPDLLQSDSSVEKDKSSSGSREGVSQDLIIDTDGSLQDECWISPPEHSYTSSSGCTTLLTQLTPENLEKIDALLDSGPGIEGPAANSQQSRDGRTDSGSDSSSNKQVFSNNVTQASNIHVAGTSFAEEGRIETEDNTGTFKQVRGQECDSSDNKSYSDTRMTRGKNPFALSILKQVEHKLHGRDIDGTRSLKISEQVDYLLKQATSIDNLCNMYEGWTPWI